In a single window of the Streptomyces sp. NBC_00094 genome:
- a CDS encoding M20 family metallopeptidase → MSLLNEAHALAPVLTELRHSLHREPELGLDLPLTQAKVIAALAELGLEITPGRALSSVTAVLRGGRPGPAVLLRGDMDALPVHEDSGVPYASVIDGRMHACGHDLHTAGLVGAAHLLAARREQLAGDVVFMFQPGEEGQGGARIMIDEGVLDAAGERVVAAYALHVVSRGAPTGFAATRPGPMLAASDTVHVTVRGVGGHGSSPHAAVDPVPALCTMVTVLQTLVTREIDIFDPAVVTIGCLEAGTAPNVIPESGRFSATVRTFSDASRAAVRTAFERTVHGIAAAHRVSADIDYVHQYPPTVNHDGETAFAIETARDVLGEDRVFLAPTPLAGSEDFSFVLREVPGAFLGLGACPAGTDPTTAPMNHSPQAVYDDAALPHAAALLAGLALRRLAPATSGPSDRSSSASSDPSSFAPSAPSVTSDSSVGSLVSPSSQE, encoded by the coding sequence ATGTCACTGCTGAACGAAGCCCATGCTCTCGCTCCCGTCCTGACCGAGCTGCGTCACTCCCTGCACCGGGAGCCCGAACTGGGCCTGGACCTTCCCCTCACTCAGGCGAAGGTGATCGCCGCCCTGGCGGAACTGGGCCTGGAGATCACGCCCGGCCGGGCCCTCAGTTCGGTCACGGCCGTGCTGCGCGGCGGCCGGCCCGGGCCGGCCGTGCTCCTCCGGGGGGACATGGACGCCCTGCCCGTCCACGAGGACAGCGGTGTCCCCTACGCGTCCGTCATCGACGGGCGGATGCACGCCTGCGGTCACGACCTGCACACCGCCGGGCTCGTCGGCGCCGCACACCTGCTCGCGGCCCGTCGCGAGCAGCTCGCCGGTGACGTCGTCTTCATGTTCCAGCCCGGTGAGGAGGGCCAGGGCGGCGCCAGGATCATGATCGACGAGGGGGTGCTCGACGCGGCCGGTGAACGGGTCGTCGCCGCGTACGCGTTGCACGTCGTCTCCCGTGGCGCCCCGACCGGATTCGCCGCCACCCGGCCGGGCCCCATGCTCGCGGCGTCCGACACCGTCCACGTCACCGTGCGCGGCGTGGGCGGCCATGGTTCCTCCCCGCACGCCGCCGTCGACCCTGTGCCCGCGCTGTGCACGATGGTCACCGTGCTGCAGACCCTCGTGACGCGGGAGATCGACATCTTCGACCCGGCCGTCGTCACGATCGGCTGCCTGGAGGCCGGTACGGCGCCGAACGTCATCCCGGAGTCGGGCCGCTTCTCCGCCACCGTCCGGACCTTCTCCGACGCCTCGCGGGCCGCCGTCCGCACGGCGTTCGAGCGGACCGTGCACGGCATCGCCGCCGCCCACCGAGTGAGCGCGGACATCGACTACGTCCACCAGTACCCGCCGACGGTCAACCACGACGGCGAGACCGCGTTCGCCATCGAAACCGCCCGGGACGTCCTCGGCGAGGACCGGGTCTTCCTTGCGCCGACGCCGCTGGCGGGCTCGGAGGACTTCTCCTTCGTGCTGCGCGAGGTGCCGGGCGCGTTCCTCGGGCTCGGCGCCTGCCCCGCCGGCACGGACCCCACCACGGCCCCGATGAACCACTCACCCCAGGCCGTCTACGACGACGCCGCACTGCCCCACGCCGCGGCGCTGCTCGCCGGACTGGCCCTGCGGCGCCTCGCCCCCGCCACCTCCGGCCCGTCGGATCGGTCCTCCTCCGCCTCCTCGGATCCGTCCTCTTTCGCACCCTCCGCACCCTCCGTGACCTCCGATTCCTCCGTCGGATCCCTGGTCTCGCCTTCCTCGCAGGAGTGA
- a CDS encoding MFS transporter, translating to MTHTNSPARPVAQVPARAVTAVVGLLVFFELTSGILQAGITPLLPDLAAHLGIGTADTNWIISVQLLAAAVCVPLFGRLGDLYGHRRMLRIALAVTAAGTLIVALADSYPVLLAGRLLQGPLAALLPLEIALVRDRLPVAEARRAIALLVGSLALGSLVGGLALALVHSASGDLRLTLLIPAALALVCVPVSYVAVPESAHRATGRVDWPGVALLSAAVLALLSGVGAAKNGVWGSPAVLGPLILGVVLLAIWILVERRTAEPLVDLRALTGREAGPFYLAAFLFGVFYFGSQAPNTMFFAADPATTGYGFALSALAISLVSLPGYVAAVLGSFATAAVARWIGYRATLVTAFGLVATAFLLFALVHDAVWKMAAESFLLGLGMGLSLGAMPTVIVEASDASRTGIAAALYNNVKTLGGAVAGGLFASLLSAFVSPTTGQPGENGYRTVWLVGALCALAAAALSGLARRHEGQAPGSADQ from the coding sequence ATGACCCACACCAACAGCCCGGCCAGACCGGTCGCACAGGTCCCCGCGCGTGCCGTCACCGCCGTCGTCGGCCTGCTCGTGTTCTTCGAGCTCACCAGCGGGATCCTCCAGGCGGGCATCACACCGCTCCTTCCCGACCTCGCCGCGCACCTGGGCATCGGCACCGCCGACACCAACTGGATCATCTCCGTCCAGCTGCTTGCGGCCGCCGTGTGTGTCCCCCTGTTCGGACGCCTCGGCGACCTGTACGGGCACCGGCGAATGCTCCGGATCGCCCTCGCCGTGACCGCGGCGGGAACCCTGATCGTGGCACTGGCGGACAGCTACCCGGTCCTGCTGGCCGGGCGGCTCCTCCAAGGACCGCTCGCCGCCCTGCTGCCGTTGGAGATCGCCCTCGTACGCGACCGGCTGCCCGTCGCCGAGGCGCGGCGGGCCATCGCCCTGCTCGTCGGCTCGCTGGCGCTCGGCTCCCTCGTGGGCGGCCTGGCCCTGGCCCTGGTCCACTCCGCCTCGGGGGACCTGCGCCTGACCCTGCTCATACCGGCCGCGCTCGCACTGGTCTGCGTGCCCGTCTCGTACGTCGCCGTTCCCGAGTCCGCCCATCGGGCGACCGGCCGGGTCGACTGGCCCGGCGTGGCACTGCTCAGCGCGGCCGTCCTCGCCCTGCTGAGCGGCGTCGGCGCGGCGAAGAACGGGGTATGGGGCAGCCCTGCGGTCCTCGGCCCGCTCATCCTCGGTGTCGTTCTCCTGGCCATCTGGATCCTCGTGGAGCGGCGCACCGCCGAACCGCTGGTGGACCTCCGCGCCCTCACCGGCCGCGAGGCCGGCCCCTTCTACCTCGCCGCCTTCCTCTTCGGCGTCTTCTACTTCGGGAGCCAGGCTCCCAACACGATGTTCTTCGCCGCGGATCCGGCGACGACGGGATACGGCTTCGCCCTGTCCGCCCTGGCCATCTCACTCGTTTCACTACCGGGCTACGTCGCCGCCGTCCTCGGCTCCTTCGCCACCGCGGCGGTCGCCCGGTGGATCGGCTACCGAGCCACCCTGGTCACGGCGTTCGGGCTGGTGGCCACCGCGTTCCTCCTGTTCGCGCTGGTCCACGACGCGGTGTGGAAGATGGCGGCGGAGTCCTTCCTCCTCGGGCTCGGGATGGGCCTGTCGCTCGGCGCCATGCCCACCGTGATCGTCGAGGCGTCGGACGCCTCCCGCACCGGGATCGCCGCCGCCCTCTACAACAACGTCAAGACCCTGGGCGGCGCGGTCGCCGGCGGTCTCTTCGCCTCCCTCCTCAGCGCCTTCGTCTCTCCCACGACCGGCCAGCCCGGCGAGAACGGCTACCGCACCGTCTGGCTCGTCGGTGCGCTCTGCGCCCTGGCGGCCGCAGCACTCAGCGGGCTGGCCCGCCGTCACGAGGGACAGGCGCCGGGGAGCGCCGACCAGTAA
- a CDS encoding Dyp-type peroxidase, whose translation MVDDLELRDSDDIQGDVIAGFKKDQMTLLFLKFEDPARARTWVKSLEPQISTTRQVATFNAAFSKARKASAGDDPKTLKATWINVSFTCAGLRELTGKDPLPSVKPGSGLEAFTQGSDKRALGDTGDSSPEMWLFGNGKGQVVHAVLTVASDTVQDLQAAVRQQREAAASAKIVIVFQQDAATLPGSRRGKEHFGFKDGVSEPGVTGFDEPDPVKPEYVKGHHGTRLIPPGEFVVGLDRVGGVPHETPDWADNGTFQVVRRLGQDVPGFWYQVAVQLKALKEAKVVPPEATSEWLAARLVGRWRSGTPVATCPHADRPSNALAGDDNDFGYRNDPEGFVTPLFSHLRKTNPRDGLQEKPGDPPFDENPVMDRRRIIRRGAPYGAPFDPASEGPGGPDEKRGLLFVCYQSDLVQQFEFIQKSWIDSPDFPPNRTEKPGPDGMVGAAGKLSYETPGKTTQLSLSQFVFTEGSVYAFVPSLTLLRHLGDGRLTDKPPAVVRPTDAFLPIPGMQRDQGKSWYWAYGAGSDGAVCRTISIADGDEHIDVRERPDRPLTMWPCYAGVTKVDAILPVPDEQRINGRSRFWLFHTVEGRQVYRRIWIADGAESGLAPEQAAGTDIPDRSLSAWVSLSGVERVDAFLPVPDMQRVNGKSHYWVFHTLMGRQVYRLISVADGRMHQDALERGDRGLDLWRSLNGITQVDEFLAVPDMQRINGLSLFWVFHQDTYRIIVIRDGGGHEDQISVDDRPLTMWTSLTG comes from the coding sequence ATGGTGGACGACCTCGAGCTGCGTGACAGCGATGACATCCAGGGCGATGTGATCGCCGGCTTCAAGAAGGACCAGATGACCCTGCTGTTCCTCAAGTTCGAGGACCCGGCGCGGGCGCGTACCTGGGTCAAGAGCCTGGAACCGCAGATCTCCACGACGCGGCAGGTGGCGACCTTCAACGCCGCCTTCAGCAAGGCCAGGAAGGCCTCGGCCGGCGACGACCCGAAGACACTGAAAGCCACGTGGATCAACGTCAGTTTCACCTGCGCGGGCCTGCGGGAGCTGACCGGGAAGGACCCGCTGCCCTCCGTCAAGCCCGGCAGCGGCCTGGAGGCCTTCACACAAGGCTCGGACAAGCGGGCACTCGGTGACACCGGCGACAGCTCGCCGGAGATGTGGCTCTTCGGCAACGGCAAGGGCCAGGTCGTCCACGCCGTCCTCACCGTCGCCTCCGACACCGTCCAGGACCTCCAGGCGGCGGTCAGACAGCAGCGCGAGGCGGCCGCCTCGGCAAAGATCGTGATCGTGTTCCAGCAGGACGCCGCCACCCTGCCCGGCAGCCGGAGAGGCAAGGAGCACTTCGGCTTCAAGGACGGCGTCAGCGAGCCCGGCGTGACCGGCTTCGACGAGCCCGACCCCGTCAAGCCCGAGTACGTCAAGGGCCATCACGGCACCCGGCTCATCCCGCCCGGCGAGTTCGTCGTCGGGCTCGACCGGGTCGGCGGCGTGCCGCACGAGACGCCCGACTGGGCCGACAACGGCACCTTCCAGGTGGTGCGGCGGCTCGGCCAGGACGTCCCGGGCTTCTGGTACCAGGTCGCCGTCCAGCTGAAGGCACTCAAGGAGGCCAAGGTGGTGCCGCCCGAGGCCACTTCGGAGTGGCTGGCCGCCCGCCTCGTCGGCCGGTGGCGCTCCGGCACGCCCGTCGCCACGTGTCCCCATGCCGACAGGCCCTCCAACGCGCTGGCCGGCGACGACAACGACTTCGGCTACCGCAACGACCCCGAGGGCTTCGTCACGCCGCTCTTCTCGCACCTGCGCAAGACCAACCCCCGGGACGGCCTGCAGGAGAAGCCCGGCGATCCGCCGTTCGACGAGAACCCGGTGATGGACCGCCGCCGGATCATCCGCCGGGGCGCCCCGTACGGCGCACCCTTCGACCCCGCCTCGGAGGGCCCCGGCGGGCCCGACGAGAAGCGCGGCCTGCTCTTTGTCTGCTACCAGTCGGACCTCGTGCAACAGTTCGAGTTCATCCAGAAGTCATGGATCGACAGCCCGGACTTTCCGCCCAACCGGACCGAGAAGCCCGGCCCCGACGGAATGGTCGGCGCCGCCGGCAAGCTCAGCTACGAGACCCCCGGCAAGACCACTCAGCTGAGCCTCAGCCAGTTCGTCTTCACAGAGGGGTCCGTCTATGCCTTCGTCCCTTCGCTGACCCTGCTGCGGCACCTCGGTGACGGCCGGCTCACCGACAAGCCGCCCGCCGTCGTCCGGCCGACCGACGCCTTCCTGCCCATCCCCGGGATGCAGCGGGACCAGGGAAAGAGCTGGTACTGGGCATACGGCGCGGGCAGCGACGGCGCTGTCTGCCGGACCATCTCCATCGCCGACGGCGACGAGCACATCGACGTCCGGGAACGCCCCGACCGGCCACTGACCATGTGGCCGTGCTACGCCGGGGTGACGAAGGTCGACGCGATCCTGCCCGTCCCGGACGAGCAGCGGATCAACGGCCGCAGCCGGTTCTGGCTGTTCCACACCGTCGAGGGCCGTCAGGTCTACCGGCGGATCTGGATCGCCGACGGCGCCGAGTCCGGGCTCGCTCCCGAGCAGGCGGCCGGGACCGACATCCCGGATCGCTCGCTCTCCGCCTGGGTCTCGCTCAGCGGCGTCGAAAGGGTGGACGCCTTCCTTCCGGTGCCCGACATGCAGCGGGTGAACGGTAAGAGCCACTACTGGGTCTTCCACACCCTCATGGGCCGTCAGGTCTACCGGCTCATCTCGGTAGCCGACGGCAGAATGCACCAGGACGCCCTGGAGCGCGGCGACCGCGGGCTCGACCTGTGGCGATCGCTGAACGGGATCACCCAGGTCGACGAGTTCCTCGCGGTGCCGGACATGCAGCGGATCAACGGCCTGAGTCTGTTCTGGGTGTTCCACCAGGACACGTACCGGATCATCGTGATCCGCGACGGCGGTGGCCACGAGGACCAGATCTCGGTCGACGACCGGCCCCTGACCATGTGGACGTCCCTGACGGGCTGA
- a CDS encoding galactose oxidase early set domain-containing protein — protein sequence MPRSNPPLPTRRRLAAAISVCAATAMAASLALVSAGPVLAHTGHGEEGEAFPYGPASRAATVPVTVDPAEAATLGKEHAEEHARTRKAMADVGDYPQTTRTERLKALTASQEKANASFDAAEFGRFREYFQSPDFAAHIALLPTGKVLLFSFERIETNPQKEPAPTNTIGKENAGRAWIWDPTKGTGPGAFSEKKPPVINMPDGTNEPRPAPFFCAGHSYLPNGMLGVFGGNLGGNGGSGAKLSLVFDPWAEEWYLNKDMSVGRWYPSVVTGADGRQVIMSGQSELGWGTPTPVVERFPAATQQVPFDKSVKPIGWGVDKLTTEAPFKWDYPHLFSLRDGKIYGLGRSVDQQWLFDTVADTRSDLPNRPDINKDKPGPDGGEWRRNYGSAVPLPAGFRGPDSVLVLGGDRNDPNTYRLAGGKWNTEKPRAFGRTQDDTLLLPNGNLLTVNGAFDIRDYGNGPYNPNADLKYRQVELRDENGDWKLGPVQRLPRGYHSNGVVLPDGRVMITGDELQQLANDPDVTDNNNGSIEIYEPAYLHQGSRPALGLIFNPSVGYNEKITVSTSTPGEVTRAVLLAPTTATHSINTSQRHLELRIKSRSGNFLELQAPPSAAAAPPGHYMLFLLNEEGAPSKAGWVQLKPPA from the coding sequence ATGCCCCGCAGTAATCCGCCCCTGCCCACTCGCCGACGGCTCGCCGCGGCGATCTCGGTCTGCGCCGCCACCGCGATGGCCGCGTCCCTGGCCCTGGTGTCGGCCGGCCCCGTACTCGCCCACACCGGCCACGGCGAGGAGGGCGAGGCCTTTCCCTACGGCCCGGCCTCCCGGGCGGCGACCGTACCGGTCACCGTCGACCCGGCCGAGGCGGCGACGCTCGGCAAGGAGCACGCCGAGGAGCACGCCCGTACACGGAAGGCCATGGCCGACGTCGGCGACTACCCGCAGACGACCCGTACGGAGCGGCTCAAGGCGCTGACCGCCTCCCAGGAGAAGGCCAACGCGTCCTTCGACGCCGCCGAGTTCGGCCGCTTCCGGGAGTACTTCCAGTCCCCTGACTTCGCGGCCCACATCGCGCTGCTGCCCACCGGCAAGGTCCTGCTGTTCTCCTTCGAGCGGATCGAGACCAACCCGCAGAAGGAACCCGCCCCCACCAACACCATCGGCAAGGAGAACGCCGGCCGCGCCTGGATCTGGGACCCGACCAAGGGGACGGGCCCCGGCGCGTTCTCCGAGAAGAAGCCGCCGGTCATCAATATGCCCGACGGTACGAACGAGCCCCGTCCGGCCCCGTTCTTCTGCGCCGGTCACTCCTACCTGCCCAACGGCATGCTCGGCGTCTTCGGCGGCAACCTCGGCGGCAACGGAGGCTCCGGCGCCAAGCTGTCCCTGGTCTTCGACCCCTGGGCGGAGGAGTGGTACCTGAACAAGGACATGTCCGTCGGCCGGTGGTACCCGAGCGTGGTCACCGGCGCCGACGGACGTCAGGTGATCATGTCCGGCCAGTCGGAGCTCGGCTGGGGCACCCCCACCCCGGTCGTCGAGCGATTCCCCGCCGCGACCCAACAGGTGCCGTTCGACAAGTCGGTCAAGCCGATCGGCTGGGGGGTGGACAAGCTCACGACGGAAGCCCCGTTCAAGTGGGACTATCCGCACCTGTTCTCGCTGCGCGACGGAAAGATCTACGGTCTCGGCCGCTCCGTGGACCAGCAGTGGCTCTTCGACACCGTCGCCGACACCAGGAGCGACCTGCCGAACCGCCCGGACATCAACAAGGACAAGCCCGGCCCGGACGGCGGGGAGTGGAGGCGTAACTACGGCTCCGCGGTCCCCCTGCCGGCCGGCTTCAGAGGTCCCGACTCGGTCCTGGTGCTCGGCGGTGACCGCAACGACCCGAACACCTACCGCCTGGCCGGCGGCAAGTGGAACACCGAGAAGCCCCGCGCCTTCGGGCGGACCCAGGACGACACCCTGCTCCTGCCGAACGGCAACCTGCTCACCGTCAACGGCGCCTTCGACATCCGCGACTACGGCAACGGACCGTACAACCCGAACGCCGACCTGAAGTACCGCCAGGTCGAACTGCGCGACGAGAACGGCGACTGGAAGCTCGGCCCCGTCCAGCGGCTGCCGCGCGGCTACCACTCCAACGGCGTGGTCCTCCCGGACGGCCGCGTCATGATCACGGGCGACGAGCTCCAGCAGCTCGCCAACGACCCCGACGTCACCGACAACAACAACGGCAGTATCGAGATCTACGAACCGGCCTACCTCCACCAGGGCAGCCGTCCCGCGCTCGGCCTGATCTTCAACCCCAGTGTCGGCTACAACGAGAAGATCACGGTGAGCACCAGCACACCGGGCGAGGTGACCCGCGCCGTACTGCTGGCCCCGACCACCGCCACCCACTCGATCAACACCAGCCAGCGTCACCTCGAACTGCGCATCAAGAGCCGCAGCGGCAACTTCCTGGAACTTCAGGCCCCGCCGTCCGCCGCCGCGGCCCCGCCCGGCCACTACATGCTCTTCCTCCTCAACGAGGAGGGCGCACCGAGCAAGGCCGGCTGGGTCCAGCTCAAGCCCCCGGCGTAG
- a CDS encoding SMI1/KNR4 family protein produces MTSDLVQDSWTRIDAWLREHTPRTFATLRPPAGDEEIAAAQQELGVTFPPDLVASLLRHNGALEGPEAFRFSTGDRLLGVSGILGDTEFMRGIDQGPDGETEDYWLRSYVKFGSYDVTSDGLLMDCRTERDSFGAIGRFFDETGTRFGQADSLGGHLAELADTLERGQDAGVVTFNGRLFWEAPLPARPQCSADEPLPAPDEQLPELDLSHGPTDILHVSHLDGHEELGALIAVLPYEQVVEAAQRQLRRLAVETGLNNYPEVKGALDAWERGVALPQPDQTGPLAMRLRAVLAQADTDRDVIRRWAAEKIALGIWGSPYRSVCESAENRSHFTLDWRADLHADLGNPPLPPIPDERFWGALRNPAIDSSWYAAQYTQGQD; encoded by the coding sequence ATGACATCAGACCTGGTCCAGGACTCATGGACTCGCATCGACGCGTGGCTGCGCGAGCACACGCCCCGCACTTTCGCCACGCTTCGGCCGCCCGCAGGAGACGAGGAGATCGCAGCAGCGCAACAGGAACTGGGGGTCACCTTTCCTCCGGACCTGGTCGCTTCACTCCTCCGACACAACGGGGCGCTGGAGGGACCTGAGGCTTTCCGGTTCAGCACGGGCGACCGGCTGCTCGGAGTGAGCGGAATCCTCGGGGATACCGAGTTCATGCGCGGCATCGACCAAGGCCCCGACGGGGAGACCGAGGACTACTGGCTTCGCAGTTACGTAAAGTTCGGTTCCTATGACGTGACATCGGACGGTCTCCTGATGGATTGCCGTACTGAGCGGGACTCCTTCGGTGCGATCGGACGGTTCTTCGACGAGACCGGCACCCGTTTTGGGCAGGCCGACTCGCTGGGTGGGCATCTGGCCGAACTGGCCGACACACTTGAGCGCGGCCAGGACGCTGGTGTCGTCACCTTCAACGGCCGACTGTTCTGGGAGGCGCCTCTGCCTGCCAGGCCGCAGTGCAGTGCCGACGAGCCCCTTCCCGCACCGGATGAGCAGCTGCCAGAGCTGGACCTGTCCCACGGTCCCACCGACATCCTCCACGTGAGCCACCTGGACGGGCATGAGGAACTCGGTGCACTGATCGCAGTACTGCCGTATGAGCAGGTGGTTGAGGCTGCGCAGAGGCAGCTGCGCAGACTGGCGGTCGAAACGGGGCTGAACAACTACCCGGAGGTCAAGGGAGCCCTGGACGCGTGGGAGCGTGGTGTGGCCCTACCGCAGCCAGACCAAACCGGCCCGCTCGCCATGCGACTCCGTGCGGTGCTCGCACAGGCCGACACCGACCGAGACGTCATTCGCAGGTGGGCCGCGGAGAAGATAGCCCTCGGGATCTGGGGGTCCCCCTACAGATCCGTGTGCGAGAGCGCGGAGAACCGGAGTCACTTCACTCTCGACTGGCGTGCGGATCTGCATGCGGACCTGGGCAATCCGCCACTGCCACCGATACCTGACGAGCGGTTTTGGGGGGCGCTGCGCAACCCCGCCATCGACTCCAGTTGGTACGCGGCTCAGTACACCCAAGGTCAGGACTGA
- a CDS encoding glycoside hydrolase N-terminal domain-containing protein encodes MSDRSAFLPPSSADAPSGLSRRGLLRASASVAALFALASLPEFTSPAGAATRPDTLSLVPEAEAVTLWYKQPGKASLIMNEGLPVGNGRLGAMTTGDPSHDTLIVTDGTLWTGTANTSLGSDGQFPYDTVRFGSFGMLAKAYLDLPAHTAGAITDYRRTLDLSNGLATVTYRLDGVTYRREVFASRPDDVLLVRLTQSGGGSHTGSMTLAGTRGETVTADSSTAEVSFAAALPNTLKYATVVKAAGVGGILSATGAQVTFTGCTEVLLVVSGGTNYKADASVAYKDASLVPLTVARARAATAATVSGSSLLATHVADFQRLQGTMTLDLGTSTTTQKAMDTPSRLAARAAGATPDPELEASYLQFARYLTICGSRDAMPTNLQGLWVDTNTPEWMADFHTDINVQMNYWLPDRAGLAECFDAFTDYCVAQLPGWEAATRNLFQEPRNGFRNSKSKAAGWTLAISTNIWGGNGWWWHPAGNAWVCNSLYEHYEYTQDTAHLARIYPLLKGACQFWEARLITTTVTDAVTGARRQVLIDDHDWSPEHGPTNARGITYAQELVWQLFHNYRAAAAALGVDASYASTVAGLQSRLYLPQVSATSGWLEEWMTDDNLGETAHRHLSAHVGLFPGDRINLQDSPATLVAGAAKLLEARGMTSFGWASAWRAMCWARLKYPERAYQLVTEVMRPTVNHSNGSAINMFDFYALSAGGSVFQIDANFGTPVAMLEMLVQSRPGRVELLPALPKAWAGSGSVTGVGVRGGFTLDLFWSSGQVTGATLHGAPGRSTTVAFGDWSQAVTVPAGGSVTVSPSARYTVFQLVNRRTGTTATVPGGASSAGTGLTLAAPGSGASQQFRFVPVGDGLYEIHTTHGATPLAWDVSGASTVDGSRLIQWQPSHSANQRFWLTDTGGYATLTCAHSGKVLAATADGSAIEQRTPSGDLGQQWRRVGA; translated from the coding sequence GTGTCAGACCGTTCCGCCTTCCTGCCGCCCTCCTCCGCCGACGCCCCGTCGGGGCTGTCCCGCCGCGGCCTGCTGCGCGCCTCCGCGTCCGTCGCCGCACTCTTCGCGCTCGCCTCGCTCCCCGAGTTCACCTCGCCCGCCGGCGCCGCGACCCGCCCCGACACCCTGTCCCTGGTGCCGGAGGCCGAGGCCGTGACGCTCTGGTACAAGCAGCCGGGCAAGGCGAGTCTGATCATGAACGAGGGCCTGCCCGTCGGAAACGGCCGGCTCGGCGCCATGACGACCGGCGACCCGAGCCATGACACGCTGATCGTCACCGACGGCACCCTCTGGACCGGCACCGCCAACACGAGCCTCGGCTCCGACGGTCAGTTCCCTTACGACACAGTCCGCTTCGGCTCGTTCGGCATGCTCGCCAAGGCTTACCTCGACCTGCCCGCCCACACCGCCGGGGCGATCACCGACTACCGCCGAACCCTCGACCTGAGCAACGGCCTGGCCACCGTCACCTACCGGCTCGACGGGGTCACCTACCGGCGCGAGGTCTTCGCGAGCCGGCCCGACGATGTCCTGCTCGTCCGCCTGACCCAGAGCGGCGGCGGCTCCCACACCGGCTCGATGACCCTGGCCGGCACCCGCGGCGAAACCGTGACCGCCGACTCCTCCACCGCCGAAGTCTCGTTCGCCGCGGCGCTCCCCAACACGCTCAAGTACGCCACCGTGGTGAAGGCCGCCGGCGTCGGCGGCATCCTGTCCGCGACCGGCGCACAGGTCACCTTCACCGGGTGTACCGAAGTGCTCCTGGTCGTCTCGGGCGGCACCAACTACAAGGCCGACGCGTCCGTCGCGTACAAGGACGCGTCCCTCGTCCCGCTGACCGTCGCCCGTGCCAGGGCCGCGACGGCCGCCACGGTCTCCGGCTCGTCGCTGCTCGCCACCCACGTCGCCGACTTCCAGCGGCTCCAGGGCACGATGACGCTCGACCTCGGCACGTCCACGACCACACAGAAGGCCATGGACACCCCGTCCCGCCTCGCGGCACGCGCCGCAGGTGCCACGCCCGACCCCGAACTGGAGGCTTCCTACCTGCAGTTCGCCCGCTACCTGACGATCTGCGGCTCGCGCGACGCGATGCCGACCAACCTCCAGGGGCTCTGGGTCGACACCAACACCCCGGAGTGGATGGCCGACTTCCACACCGACATCAACGTCCAGATGAACTACTGGCTGCCCGACCGGGCCGGGCTCGCGGAGTGCTTCGACGCGTTCACGGACTACTGCGTGGCCCAGCTGCCCGGCTGGGAGGCGGCCACCAGGAACCTCTTCCAGGAACCCCGCAACGGCTTCCGCAACTCCAAGTCCAAGGCGGCCGGCTGGACCCTGGCGATCTCCACCAACATCTGGGGCGGAAACGGCTGGTGGTGGCACCCGGCCGGCAACGCCTGGGTGTGCAACTCGCTCTACGAGCACTACGAGTACACCCAGGACACCGCCCACCTGGCGAGAATCTATCCCTTGCTGAAGGGCGCCTGTCAGTTCTGGGAGGCTCGCCTGATCACCACCACCGTGACCGACGCCGTCACGGGCGCCCGGCGTCAGGTGCTGATCGACGACCACGACTGGTCGCCCGAGCACGGACCGACCAACGCCCGTGGCATCACCTACGCCCAGGAGCTGGTTTGGCAGCTGTTCCACAACTACCGGGCCGCCGCCGCAGCCCTCGGCGTCGACGCCTCGTACGCCTCGACTGTCGCGGGCCTCCAGAGCCGGCTGTACCTGCCGCAGGTCAGCGCCACCAGCGGCTGGCTCGAGGAGTGGATGACCGACGACAACCTCGGCGAGACGGCCCATCGCCATCTCTCCGCCCACGTCGGACTGTTCCCCGGGGACCGGATCAACCTCCAGGACTCTCCCGCCACGCTGGTCGCCGGTGCCGCCAAGCTCCTCGAAGCACGCGGCATGACGAGCTTCGGCTGGGCGAGCGCCTGGCGGGCGATGTGCTGGGCCAGACTCAAGTACCCGGAGAGGGCGTACCAGTTGGTGACCGAGGTGATGCGGCCGACCGTCAATCACAGCAACGGCAGTGCCATCAACATGTTCGACTTCTACGCGCTCTCGGCAGGCGGATCGGTCTTCCAGATCGACGCCAACTTCGGTACGCCCGTGGCGATGCTGGAGATGCTCGTCCAGTCCCGCCCAGGCCGGGTCGAGCTGCTGCCGGCGCTGCCGAAGGCGTGGGCCGGCTCGGGATCGGTCACCGGAGTCGGCGTACGGGGCGGCTTCACGCTCGACCTGTTCTGGTCGTCCGGCCAGGTCACCGGCGCCACTCTGCACGGCGCCCCCGGCCGCTCCACGACCGTCGCCTTCGGTGACTGGTCCCAGGCGGTCACCGTCCCGGCGGGCGGCTCCGTGACCGTCTCGCCGTCGGCCCGGTACACGGTCTTCCAGCTGGTCAACCGCAGGACCGGTACCACCGCGACCGTGCCCGGCGGCGCCTCGTCGGCGGGCACCGGCCTCACTCTGGCCGCGCCCGGTTCCGGGGCGAGCCAGCAGTTCCGCTTCGTGCCCGTGGGTGACGGCCTGTACGAGATCCACACCACCCACGGCGCGACCCCGCTGGCCTGGGACGTCAGCGGGGCCTCCACGGTCGACGGCTCCCGGCTGATCCAGTGGCAGCCCTCGCACTCCGCCAACCAGCGGTTCTGGCTCACCGACACCGGCGGCTACGCGACGCTCACCTGCGCCCACAGCGGAAAGGTCCTGGCTGCCACGGCCGACGGCTCGGCCATCGAGCAGCGCACCCCAAGCGGCGACCTCGGCCAGCAGTGGCGCCGCGTCGGCGCCTGA